From a single Candidatus Woesearchaeota archaeon genomic region:
- the pyrG gene encoding CTP synthase (glutamine hydrolyzing), with product MLTNKTKWIIVTGGVLSGLGKGIVTASIGRLLNSTYKVIPVKCDGYLNVDPGTMNPIEHGEVFVLDDGGEVDMDFGHYERFLNIDCKFKWNLTSGKVFKAVIDRERKGDYLGKTVQMIPHVTDEIKNRLFEIANEEKADIMLVEIGGTVGDMENMLFIEATRQLKAIVGRENILYVHLAFVPVVGGVEEQKSKPTQQSVSMLEQRGIQPDIVIGRSEEYLQDKIKEKIALFSNVRKEEVISDPKVETTYELPLIFEKEGLLKVLKEKLALREIKDLTEWKKLVANIKNPKNKIKIAVCGKYTALMDSYASIIEALMHAGAHLNAKVELKWIETTEIENGKVKVEDALKDVNGVIVPGGFGSRGTEGKIKVIQYARENDIPFLGLCYGLQLAVIEFARNVCNLKDANTSENDEKTKNPVIDILPEQKNVREKGATMRLGAYRAILKEGTKVYELYGQKEVIERHRHRYEVNPKHHKILENHGLIFSGHHIREDGTKLVEFIELSNGKFRATQAHPELKSRLIKPAPLFLGFVRDALGYTS from the coding sequence ATGCTCACTAATAAAACAAAGTGGATCATTGTAACTGGGGGAGTTCTTTCTGGATTAGGCAAGGGGATCGTAACTGCATCAATTGGAAGGCTTCTCAATTCAACTTACAAAGTGATTCCGGTAAAGTGCGACGGCTACCTTAATGTTGATCCCGGCACAATGAACCCGATAGAGCACGGCGAAGTTTTCGTGCTGGATGATGGAGGAGAGGTTGACATGGATTTCGGGCATTATGAGCGCTTCTTGAATATTGACTGCAAGTTCAAATGGAACTTAACTTCTGGAAAGGTTTTCAAGGCGGTTATTGACCGCGAAAGAAAAGGCGATTATCTTGGCAAGACTGTGCAGATGATACCCCATGTTACAGATGAAATTAAAAACAGGCTTTTTGAAATCGCAAATGAGGAAAAAGCGGACATTATGCTTGTTGAAATCGGAGGCACAGTCGGGGATATGGAAAATATGCTCTTTATAGAGGCCACAAGGCAGCTTAAAGCTATTGTTGGAAGGGAAAATATCTTATATGTTCATCTCGCATTTGTTCCTGTTGTCGGAGGCGTAGAGGAGCAGAAAAGCAAGCCAACGCAGCAGAGCGTTTCAATGCTAGAGCAGAGGGGAATACAGCCTGATATTGTGATAGGCAGGTCGGAGGAGTATTTGCAGGATAAGATAAAGGAGAAGATCGCCTTGTTTTCCAATGTAAGGAAAGAGGAAGTGATATCAGACCCGAAAGTGGAAACAACTTATGAGCTGCCTCTTATTTTTGAAAAGGAAGGATTGCTGAAAGTTTTAAAGGAAAAACTAGCTCTTAGGGAAATAAAGGACTTAACTGAATGGAAAAAATTAGTTGCAAACATAAAAAACCCAAAAAACAAGATCAAGATTGCAGTCTGCGGCAAATACACTGCATTGATGGATTCTTATGCCAGCATCATAGAGGCATTGATGCACGCAGGAGCGCACCTCAATGCAAAAGTTGAACTGAAATGGATTGAAACAACAGAAATAGAGAATGGAAAAGTAAAAGTTGAAGATGCCTTAAAGGATGTTAATGGCGTTATTGTTCCCGGCGGATTTGGCTCCAGGGGAACAGAAGGAAAAATAAAAGTGATACAATATGCCCGTGAAAATGACATTCCTTTCCTTGGATTGTGCTATGGATTGCAGTTAGCGGTTATTGAATTCGCAAGAAATGTGTGCAATCTTAAAGACGCCAACACAAGCGAGAATGATGAGAAAACAAAGAACCCTGTTATAGATATTCTGCCTGAACAAAAAAATGTCAGGGAAAAGGGCGCAACTATGCGGCTTGGAGCGTATAGAGCTATTTTGAAAGAAGGAACTAAAGTTTATGAGTTATATGGGCAGAAAGAAGTAATCGAACGCCATAGACACAGATATGAAGTCAACCCAAAGCACCATAAGATTCTTGAAAATCATGGTTTAATATTCTCTGGGCACCATATAAGGGAGGATGGTACAAAACTCGTAGAATTTATTGAATTGAGTAATGGCAAATTCCGAGCCACCCAAGCACATCCTGAACTCAAATCGAGATTAATTAAACCAGCACCTTTGTTCTTGGGATTTGTGAGAGATGCATTAGGGTACACATCCTAA